In the genome of Hymenobacter taeanensis, one region contains:
- a CDS encoding alpha/beta fold hydrolase yields MSYIKAGTDANGNDVKLHYIDQGEGNPIVLIHGWPASYEMWEYQLAELPKHGHRVVAYTRRGFGNSSKTWEGNEYDTLADDLKAVLDTLDLQNVTLVGFSMGGGEVARYMSRHGGARVSKVAFVSAVTPFLLKTDNNPDGADKEVFDKMVEGINKDRFDFLQTFGKQFFGVGVISHPVSQATLDWMQSMCQLASPRATEQGVYAFAATDFRQDLAAIQVPTLVIHGGSDDTVPAKVSGERMTQFVPHAQFVEYSGAPHGLFITEKDRLNRDLLVFASGGEVEHTADRY; encoded by the coding sequence ATGAGCTACATCAAAGCAGGTACCGATGCCAACGGCAACGACGTAAAACTCCATTACATTGATCAGGGCGAGGGCAACCCCATTGTGCTAATTCATGGTTGGCCCGCCAGCTACGAAATGTGGGAATATCAACTGGCTGAACTACCCAAGCATGGCCACCGCGTAGTGGCCTACACCCGTCGGGGGTTCGGTAACTCATCTAAAACCTGGGAGGGCAACGAGTACGACACGTTAGCCGACGACCTGAAAGCAGTGCTTGACACGCTGGATCTGCAGAACGTAACGCTGGTGGGTTTCTCAATGGGGGGCGGCGAAGTAGCCCGCTACATGAGCCGCCACGGTGGCGCCCGCGTTAGCAAAGTAGCCTTTGTCTCGGCCGTAACGCCCTTCTTGCTGAAAACCGACAACAACCCCGACGGCGCCGACAAAGAGGTGTTCGATAAAATGGTGGAAGGCATCAACAAAGACCGCTTCGATTTCTTACAGACATTCGGCAAGCAGTTCTTCGGGGTGGGCGTTATCAGCCACCCCGTAAGCCAGGCCACGCTAGACTGGATGCAGTCGATGTGCCAACTGGCCTCGCCCCGCGCCACCGAGCAAGGAGTGTACGCCTTTGCCGCCACCGACTTCCGCCAAGACCTGGCTGCCATTCAGGTGCCCACGCTGGTCATCCATGGCGGCAGCGATGATACCGTGCCCGCTAAAGTAAGTGGGGAACGAATGACGCAATTTGTACCGCACGCTCAGTTTGTGGAGTACAGCGGAGCGCCGCATGGCTTGTTTATTACGGAGAAAGATCGTCTTAACCGCGACCTGCTCGTGTTTGCGAGCGGTGGCGAAGTAGAACACACTGCCGACAGGTACTAG
- a CDS encoding DUF3298 and DUF4163 domain-containing protein, with amino-acid sequence MSYQSRILTLAAAKSLAAIGGLGLLLTACQSDSGSSTASTTAATITEKQPTATPTDSEGAWYRQYRALLPGSSDSISLHLQSFGKNHGDFTEARLWGFYAAADGQPHEVSGTLSSSAPDSITLRTIGMPTGEDSQEGPVWRLQRTGTMLVGTQNGRPVQLRLVQPARGIRFVTRTFADSVPARPNHPEDSIFGRTRLHALLPQGGTARQTLQQNLLRGLRGDTLETKPAPTLEAVWQQKRNELKDYQQEVGPLVEAALADTSSSYRPAATLNYETEADTYVLWNQGNLLSIGYFTFDYSGGAHGNYGTTVRSYDTRTGRALHYTDIFRPGSEMALERLLGQYAKPVLGLKPGQPLSNSLFKNTLPATHNVYLTSGGAVFVYAPYEVASYAQGEIRVFMPFSALQPLLQPGLPVANGVEVVRK; translated from the coding sequence ATGAGCTATCAATCCCGCATTCTGACGTTAGCTGCTGCCAAAAGCCTGGCAGCAATCGGTGGCCTGGGCCTGTTACTAACGGCTTGCCAGTCTGATTCTGGCAGTTCCACTGCCTCCACCACCGCCGCTACCATTACTGAAAAGCAACCTACTGCTACCCCCACTGACTCGGAGGGAGCGTGGTACCGGCAGTACCGAGCGCTGCTACCTGGCTCATCTGATAGTATCTCGCTGCACCTGCAGAGCTTCGGCAAAAATCACGGCGACTTCACCGAGGCCCGCCTCTGGGGATTTTACGCCGCCGCCGATGGCCAGCCACACGAGGTAAGCGGCACCCTAAGCTCTAGCGCTCCAGATAGCATCACGTTGCGCACCATTGGAATGCCCACGGGAGAAGATAGCCAGGAAGGCCCAGTCTGGCGACTGCAGCGCACAGGCACCATGCTCGTGGGTACCCAAAATGGGCGGCCAGTGCAACTGCGCCTTGTGCAGCCCGCTAGGGGCATTCGGTTTGTCACCCGCACCTTCGCCGATTCTGTGCCCGCCCGCCCCAACCATCCGGAGGATTCTATTTTTGGCCGCACCCGGCTGCACGCTCTGTTGCCTCAGGGAGGAACTGCCCGGCAAACCCTTCAACAAAACCTGCTGCGTGGCTTGCGCGGTGATACCCTAGAAACCAAGCCCGCCCCAACGCTAGAAGCAGTATGGCAGCAAAAGCGCAATGAGCTAAAAGACTACCAACAAGAGGTAGGGCCATTGGTAGAAGCAGCCCTAGCCGATACCAGCAGCAGCTACCGCCCCGCTGCCACCCTGAACTACGAAACCGAAGCCGACACGTACGTGCTCTGGAACCAAGGCAACCTACTCAGCATCGGGTACTTCACCTTCGATTATAGCGGCGGCGCGCATGGCAACTACGGCACCACCGTCCGCAGCTATGACACCCGCACCGGCCGTGCCCTGCACTATACCGATATATTCCGGCCCGGCTCAGAGATGGCTCTGGAGCGGTTGCTAGGCCAGTACGCCAAACCAGTGCTAGGTCTGAAGCCGGGCCAACCGCTCTCCAATTCTCTATTTAAGAATACACTGCCCGCTACGCACAACGTGTACCTAACCAGTGGCGGAGCTGTGTTTGTGTATGCGCCCTACGAGGTGGCTTCGTACGCTCAAGGTGAAATCAGGGTATTTATGCCCTTCTCGGCACTACAACCACTCTTGCAACCCGGCTTACCGGTAGCCAATGGGGTTGAGGTAGTGCGTAAGTAG
- a CDS encoding C40 family peptidase: MNHGICALSVVPVRAEPSDKAEIVTQLIFGECYSILLVQGNWCQVRSAADQYVGWIDIKQHTPVTPEYLQAWLAQDHPRTLDVVQMVSDTKTRIPVSLGARLPFFDGMTLRLGEQQMFYNGAATNPQNGHGPHGPADQRLRLLQKMALTFLKAPYLWGGKTMFGIDCSGLMQQLYGLIGVQLPRDAHQQINVGQVVHFVAQTRPGDLAFFDNAEGRIIHVGVLLEDQQILHASGEVRIDPLDHNGIYNRDRKKYSHKLRLIKRILSDD; encoded by the coding sequence TTGAATCACGGAATCTGCGCCCTGAGCGTCGTGCCGGTACGCGCTGAGCCTTCTGATAAGGCCGAAATTGTTACCCAGCTTATTTTCGGGGAGTGCTATTCTATTTTGCTGGTGCAAGGCAACTGGTGCCAGGTGCGCAGCGCCGCCGACCAGTACGTGGGCTGGATTGACATTAAACAGCACACGCCCGTTACGCCCGAGTATTTACAGGCCTGGCTCGCCCAAGATCACCCCCGCACTCTGGACGTGGTACAGATGGTAAGTGATACCAAAACGCGCATTCCGGTAAGCCTAGGTGCCCGCCTGCCGTTTTTTGATGGCATGACCCTGCGCCTGGGTGAGCAGCAAATGTTTTACAACGGCGCCGCTACCAACCCGCAAAACGGCCACGGCCCCCATGGCCCCGCCGACCAGCGCCTGCGCCTGCTGCAGAAAATGGCCCTCACGTTTCTGAAGGCACCGTACCTATGGGGCGGCAAAACCATGTTCGGCATTGACTGCTCAGGCCTTATGCAGCAGCTGTACGGCCTTATTGGGGTACAGCTCCCGCGCGATGCGCATCAGCAAATCAACGTAGGCCAGGTAGTGCATTTCGTGGCGCAAACCCGCCCCGGCGACTTAGCCTTCTTCGATAACGCCGAAGGGCGCATCATTCACGTGGGAGTGCTGCTGGAAGATCAACAGATTCTGCACGCCAGCGGTGAAGTGCGCATCGACCCCCTCGACCACAACGGTATCTATAACCGCGACCGGAAGAAGTACTCGCATAAGCTGCGCCTTATCAAACGAATTCTTTCCGATGATTGA
- a CDS encoding HNH endonuclease — MDQKVLVLNGDYTAITLCSVQKAFVLLFLEKAELIAKSDGVMRTVSKAFPKPSIIRLQRYVRVPYKGIALSRHNIMKRDHFECQYCGSTKNLTLDHVLPRSRGGDSSWGNLLTACSRCNHAKGHRTPQEAGLTIRQQPKKPTLTGFLKLSAGTLDQNWHAYLH; from the coding sequence ATGGATCAAAAAGTGCTCGTGTTAAACGGCGACTACACCGCCATAACGCTGTGTAGTGTACAGAAAGCCTTCGTGCTTCTGTTTTTGGAAAAAGCGGAGTTGATTGCAAAGTCAGATGGCGTAATGCGTACGGTAAGCAAGGCTTTCCCGAAGCCCAGCATCATCCGGCTGCAGCGGTACGTGCGCGTGCCTTATAAAGGCATTGCCCTCAGCCGCCACAACATCATGAAGCGGGACCATTTCGAGTGCCAATACTGTGGCTCGACCAAGAACCTGACCCTGGACCACGTGCTGCCCAGGAGTAGAGGCGGCGACTCCAGTTGGGGCAACTTGCTCACGGCCTGCTCCAGGTGCAACCACGCCAAAGGCCACAGAACCCCGCAGGAAGCCGGACTTACCATTCGGCAGCAGCCCAAAAAACCCACTCTCACGGGCTTCCTTAAACTCAGCGCCGGCACCCTCGACCAAAACTGGCACGCCTATCTTCACTAA
- the rpsA gene encoding 30S ribosomal protein S1, with the protein MAELVDNFDWDNVGANSFGGNYTAEQRAEMEQMYGETLTTVQEEEVVKGTVVGITDRDVILNIGFKSDGLVSITEFRDLTDLKIGDQVEVFIEDQEDANGQLILSRKKAKIKQAWKAIYDALENDTVLEGVVKRRTKGGLIMDLDGVEAFLPGSQIDVKPIRDFDIYVGRRMEVKVVKINAAFDNVVVSHKVLIEKDLEKQREAILNNLEKGQILEGVIKNMTNFGVFIDLGGVDGLLHITDISWGRIAHPSEVLQLDQKLNIVVLDFDEAKKRISLGLKQLTPHPWDSLPADMGVGSKVKGRIVNVADYGAFMEIIPGVEGLIHVSEMSWSQHLRNPQDFIKQGDVVEAQILTLDREDRKMSLGIKQLSEDPWTRGDFATKYAVGTNHNGLVRNLTNFGLFVELEEGVDGLVHVSDLSWTKKIKHPSEVVKVGDRLDVVVLELDVANRRLALGHKQLEENPWDTFQTVFTPGSVHKATITEKNDRGAVLELPYGIEGFAYPKSLVKEDGSNAENGESLDFRVVEFSKDDRRIVLSHTAVFNQAQEEDSRNSKFAKKKPAGGAAAPAQGEGKISDLKKPQAAEKSTLGDLDALSALRDKMMGSERQAGEQKLSSKAAPAEAPATEEAPAEGGILAAVTGAASAALDKAKEVVGDAVEAASHSEILDKAKEVAGDVVDSVKHALGNDEAADKKEDEKA; encoded by the coding sequence ATGGCAGAGTTAGTAGACAACTTCGACTGGGACAACGTTGGAGCCAACAGCTTCGGTGGTAACTACACCGCTGAGCAGCGCGCCGAGATGGAACAGATGTACGGTGAGACCCTCACGACGGTACAGGAAGAAGAAGTAGTAAAAGGCACCGTGGTAGGCATCACCGACCGCGATGTAATCCTGAACATCGGCTTCAAATCCGATGGTCTGGTGTCTATCACTGAATTCCGCGACCTGACCGACCTCAAAATCGGTGACCAGGTAGAGGTTTTCATCGAAGACCAAGAAGATGCTAACGGTCAGCTGATCCTGTCGCGCAAGAAGGCGAAGATCAAGCAGGCTTGGAAGGCTATCTATGACGCCCTGGAAAACGACACCGTGCTGGAAGGCGTGGTGAAGCGTCGTACCAAAGGTGGTCTGATCATGGATCTGGACGGCGTTGAGGCCTTCCTGCCCGGCTCGCAGATTGATGTGAAGCCTATCCGTGACTTCGACATCTATGTTGGTCGTCGCATGGAAGTGAAAGTGGTGAAAATTAACGCCGCTTTCGACAACGTGGTAGTTTCGCACAAAGTCCTGATCGAGAAAGACCTCGAGAAGCAGCGCGAAGCCATCCTCAACAACCTGGAGAAAGGCCAGATCCTCGAGGGCGTTATCAAGAACATGACCAACTTCGGTGTGTTCATCGACCTCGGTGGCGTAGACGGTCTGCTGCACATCACCGACATCTCGTGGGGCCGCATCGCTCACCCGAGCGAAGTACTGCAGCTCGACCAGAAGCTGAACATCGTAGTTCTGGACTTCGACGAAGCCAAGAAGCGTATCAGCCTCGGCCTGAAGCAGCTGACTCCTCACCCATGGGATTCGCTGCCTGCCGACATGGGCGTAGGCTCGAAAGTGAAAGGCCGCATCGTGAACGTTGCCGACTATGGCGCGTTCATGGAAATCATCCCCGGCGTAGAAGGCCTGATCCACGTTTCAGAAATGAGCTGGAGCCAGCACCTGCGTAACCCGCAGGACTTCATCAAGCAGGGCGACGTAGTAGAGGCTCAGATCCTGACCCTCGACCGCGAAGACCGCAAGATGAGCCTAGGCATCAAGCAACTGAGCGAAGATCCATGGACCCGCGGCGACTTCGCTACGAAGTACGCAGTAGGTACCAACCACAACGGTCTGGTGCGCAACCTGACCAACTTCGGCCTGTTCGTTGAGCTGGAAGAAGGTGTGGACGGCCTCGTACACGTTTCGGACCTGTCGTGGACCAAGAAGATCAAGCATCCTTCGGAAGTAGTGAAGGTAGGTGATCGTCTGGACGTGGTGGTTCTGGAGCTGGATGTTGCTAACCGTCGTCTGGCCCTGGGCCACAAGCAGCTGGAAGAAAACCCCTGGGATACGTTCCAGACGGTATTCACTCCTGGCTCGGTGCACAAGGCTACCATCACCGAGAAAAACGACCGTGGTGCAGTGCTCGAGTTGCCTTATGGCATCGAGGGCTTCGCGTACCCCAAGTCGCTGGTGAAGGAAGATGGCAGCAATGCTGAGAACGGCGAATCGCTGGACTTCCGCGTAGTTGAATTCTCGAAGGATGACCGTCGCATCGTGCTGTCGCACACTGCCGTGTTCAACCAGGCGCAGGAAGAAGATTCCCGCAACTCGAAGTTCGCTAAGAAGAAGCCCGCCGGCGGTGCTGCTGCTCCTGCACAGGGCGAAGGCAAAATCAGCGACCTGAAGAAGCCACAAGCTGCTGAAAAGTCTACTCTCGGTGACCTGGATGCTCTGTCCGCCCTGCGCGACAAGATGATGGGTAGCGAGCGTCAGGCTGGCGAGCAGAAGCTTTCTTCGAAGGCTGCTCCTGCTGAGGCTCCGGCCACGGAAGAAGCTCCCGCTGAAGGTGGTATTCTGGCTGCCGTAACCGGTGCTGCTTCGGCTGCCCTAGACAAGGCCAAGGAAGTAGTAGGTGACGCAGTAGAGGCTGCTTCGCACTCCGAAATCCTGGACAAAGCTAAGGAAGTTGCCGGCGACGTAGTTGATAGCGTGAAGCACGCTCTCGGCAACGACGAAGCTGCTGACAAGAAAGAAGACGAGAAAGCCTAA
- a CDS encoding fatty acid desaturase family protein: MQAPKFSASRSFHQELKRRTNAYFAEAGKSTTGGKTLLFKAILLTASFVAVYLHLVFWTPTVWLGILESALLGGIGAAIGFNVMHDGAHGSFSKSKWINQFAAFTLNVMGGNSFMWNMKHNLIHHMYTNVEGVDDDLDAQPWLRLSPEQPRRKLHRFQHLYFWFFYALLFIAWIFYMDYQKYFRGKIGDMAIKKMSASDQGVFWGFKVLHLGLFVALPIYMVGFVSWLVGFLVFMAVAGFTLSIVFQLAHTVEHTNFVVPHATTNKIEDEWAIHQIKTTANFATDSKIISWLVGGLNFQVEHHLFPNISHVHYPALNKIIRQVCEEFNITYNEYPKMRYAVASHVAHLRELGRK; the protein is encoded by the coding sequence ATGCAAGCACCCAAATTCTCGGCTTCGCGCTCCTTTCATCAGGAGCTCAAACGCCGGACCAACGCCTACTTCGCCGAGGCAGGTAAATCAACTACCGGCGGTAAAACTCTGTTATTTAAAGCTATTCTGCTGACTGCTTCCTTCGTGGCAGTATACCTGCACTTAGTGTTCTGGACGCCAACCGTGTGGCTAGGTATCCTGGAAAGCGCTCTGCTAGGCGGTATCGGGGCGGCCATTGGCTTCAACGTTATGCACGACGGTGCCCACGGCTCGTTCAGCAAGTCCAAGTGGATCAATCAATTTGCCGCCTTCACGCTCAACGTAATGGGTGGCAACTCCTTCATGTGGAACATGAAGCACAACCTCATCCACCACATGTACACCAACGTGGAAGGTGTGGACGACGACTTGGATGCGCAGCCCTGGCTGCGCCTGAGCCCCGAGCAGCCCCGCCGCAAGCTCCACCGCTTTCAGCACCTGTACTTCTGGTTCTTCTACGCCCTGCTCTTCATCGCCTGGATTTTCTACATGGATTACCAGAAATACTTCCGGGGCAAAATTGGCGATATGGCCATCAAGAAAATGTCGGCCTCTGACCAAGGGGTGTTCTGGGGCTTTAAGGTCTTGCACCTAGGCCTGTTCGTGGCCCTGCCTATTTATATGGTAGGCTTCGTGAGCTGGCTGGTAGGCTTCTTGGTGTTTATGGCCGTGGCCGGCTTTACGCTGAGCATTGTGTTCCAGCTGGCGCACACCGTGGAGCATACCAACTTTGTAGTGCCTCACGCTACCACCAACAAGATTGAGGACGAGTGGGCTATCCACCAGATCAAAACCACCGCCAACTTCGCTACCGATAGCAAGATCATCAGCTGGCTGGTGGGCGGCCTGAACTTCCAGGTTGAGCACCACCTGTTCCCCAACATCTCGCACGTGCATTACCCCGCCCTGAACAAGATCATCCGTCAGGTGTGCGAGGAGTTCAACATCACCTACAACGAATACCCCAAGATGCGCTACGCCGTGGCTTCCCACGTAGCCCACCTGCGGGAGCTAGGCCGCAAATAG
- the smpB gene encoding SsrA-binding protein SmpB: MAKQKDDTPKRVNILNRRASHEYAFIVKYDAGIMLQGTEIKSIREGSVQIQDGFCSFHTDGSLWVHNVTIAKYTEGTYNNHEPMRARKLLLNKRELKQLANKNQEQGLTIIPLRMFVNERGFAKLEIALAKGKKLFDKREDIKAKDQRREMDRAKEY, encoded by the coding sequence ATGGCCAAACAAAAAGACGATACCCCTAAGCGCGTTAATATTCTGAACCGCCGCGCCAGCCACGAATACGCCTTCATTGTGAAGTACGATGCCGGCATTATGCTCCAGGGCACCGAAATTAAAAGCATTCGCGAAGGCAGCGTGCAGATCCAGGACGGTTTCTGTTCCTTCCATACCGATGGCAGCCTGTGGGTACATAATGTCACCATAGCCAAGTATACCGAGGGCACCTACAACAACCACGAGCCCATGCGCGCCCGCAAGCTCCTGCTCAACAAGCGCGAGTTAAAGCAGTTGGCTAACAAAAACCAGGAGCAAGGCCTCACCATTATTCCGCTCCGCATGTTTGTAAACGAGCGCGGGTTTGCCAAGCTGGAAATTGCCCTGGCCAAAGGCAAGAAGCTTTTCGACAAGCGCGAAGATATCAAAGCCAAAGACCAGCGCCGCGAGATGGATCGGGCCAAGGAGTATTAG